The Rubricoccus marinus nucleotide sequence CCTCTGCAAGCGACGCCCGCCAGGTAGATGGAGGGAAGGCCCGTGCGGCGTCAGCAGCCATTGTCGGAGCAGTCGCCGCCTCTGGCGAGGGAGTCGAGGATGGGGCCGAGAAAGCCCAAGAACCCATCGGCGAGCCCGCGAAGCGCGTCTGCGTCGATGCAGTAGCACGACCGTGGTCCATCGACCTCACCGCGGACGAGGCCCGCCGCTTTGAGCGCCTTCAGGTGCTGGGAGACCGTGGCCTGAGCCAGGGGGAGTTCGTCGACGACCTCGCCGCAGACGCACGTTCCGCGCGCGGCCAACGTCTGCATGATGGCGAGCCGCGCCGGGTGGCCAAGTGCTTTAGCGGCCTGAGCGAGGCGCACGAGGTCGGGGGGGAAGAGGTCTGTCTTGGCTTGCATAGTCATCGCTTATCGTAGATATACGATAGCTACAATGTCCTTCCCTGTCAACCTCGAGGACCGCTCTCCCTCCTACTTGCGAACGAACGCCAGAGGCTCCGGCCGTAGACAGACCAGAACGTGACCTGCCTCTGGCGCCGACTGGACCGAGACATGGCACCGCGAGCGCACGATAGCCGGGCGGTTCAGGAGCCGCTGGCGCGTGGTCACAAGGCCTCCAGTCCAGTCCGCCTCACCCGGCAGGTCGCTAGCGACCTCGCGCGGCGCGAGACCGCAGAGCGATGGACGCTAGATGTCGCAGCTCACCCGCATCGCGATCGCGCAAGTAGCAGCCCCAACCAGACCATGCGTAATCGCACGCCCCCATTCCCGCCCGTGCACCCGCAGCGCTACGCGGCGCTTGGTAGCGATGGCATAAGCCCCACCTCGATCCTCGCGATGGAGCCCGTGCGGCCGAAGACCTCTGCGCTGGCCTCTGGCGAAAGCGCCGCACCGTCTACCTCCGTCGTTTCGCCAGAGGCTGCGACGAGGCGGAGCGACGGCGCCTCGGACCGCGTATAGACGACCGGCACCTGGCAATACGTGAACGCCAGCGAGCCGGCGTGGAGCGCGAGCGTTTGGGCGTCGCCGTGGACGTCCACGAAGTGGAACGTGGCGCTCTCGGTCAGGAACTCGTCCGCGCGCAAGAGGCTCGGGCGGAACACGATCCGGCCCCCTTCGATGTGCACGCCGAGCTCGCCCCAACGGCACAGGATGTCCTCTTTGACCTGCCCGGTCATGCCGGGCTGCTTGGCGCCCGCGTGGCCCGGCGTGTGGGAGTACGCGTCGGTCGGGAAGGCGCCGTAGGCCTGGGGCGTTTTGCTGCCGCCGAGACCAGCGCGGATGTCGTAGTACGCCTCGGCGAGCGCATCCAGCGTGCCAGCATCGGCGCCCGCGTCGTGAGCGCGAAGAAAGGTCTCCTGCGCGGCGAGCGCGAGCTTGGAGACCATGTGCCAATAGATGCTGCCCAGCCCTTCGTAGCCGAAGAATGTGCCGGAGCGGCCGGTGTACGCGCGGTGGTCGAACACCTCCTCGAAGGTCGCCAGCACGCCAGAGGCCTCTTGCGCGACGAGGTCCGCGTGGGGGCCGGTGCGTAACGCGTCGAGCGCGACTTCGAGGTCGGTTTTGTTGCGGAAGGCGCCGTTGAAGTGGACGCCGCCTCGCACGTCGCGCACGACGACGCTCGTGTCGCCCGCATCGAGGAGCGCCTGCAACAGCGGTGACGACTCGACGGCCTCTGGCGGGACGTTGTTCTTCTCCAGAAAGCTCGGGAGCTCGCGGTCCGGGTAGAGTCGGTAGCTGTGCTGGTCGGCGCGGTAGATGCCGCTGGCGCGGAGCGCGCGGAGCACGTCCAGCGAGGCCTGGGGCGAGAGCACGCCCGCGTCCAGCGCGGCGACCTGCCCTTCGAGCATGGCGTAGAGATGGCCCACGCCGATCTCGTCGCCAGAGGCCGTCATGAGGTTGTAGGCGTGGTACAGCCCGTCCTCGCGGCGGTTGACGGCGATGGTGTGGTCCGCGAAGGCCTGCGCGCGGTCCAGCAGCGCGCGGACGTTACTCAGCGGCACCTCGCGGACGTCGCCCGAGAGCCCATCGGCGTAGAGCCTCTGGCGGTAGGCGCTGCCCGCCTCACCGAGTGCGTCCACGACCTCTTTGCGCTCGGCGTCCGTCAGGTCGCGGTCGGCACGGT carries:
- a CDS encoding ArsR/SmtB family transcription factor, whose translation is MQAKTDLFPPDLVRLAQAAKALGHPARLAIMQTLAARGTCVCGEVVDELPLAQATVSQHLKALKAAGLVRGEVDGPRSCYCIDADALRGLADGFLGFLGPILDSLARGGDCSDNGC